TTCTTGCATGGCTTTACATAATTCAATAGCCACGACGGATTCTCCAACCACAGATGCAGAAGGCACAGCACAGACATCTGAGCGTTCATAACTTGCTATAGTTGGTTCTTTGGTCTGGAAATTAACTGAGGCAAGTGGTTTTCTTAAAGTTGGAATAGGCTTCATCACTGCCCGTAAAACGATAGGTTGGCCATTGGTTACACCACCTTCTAATCCACCCGCATGATTTGTCTTTCTGAAAAAACCTCTGGTTTTGTTGTAAAATATTTCATCATGAACCTTTGAGCCAGGTGTTTTCGCACATTCAAACCCTAATCCTATTTCTATACCTTTAATTGCAGGAATACTCATTACGGCACAGGCTAATCGGGCATCAAGTCGTTTATCCCATTGTGAATAACTCCCTAAACCAATTGGAACACCAATTGCCATAACTTCAAATATTCCACCGACAGTATCGCCTTCTTTTTTTGCCTCCTCAATCAATTTAATCATCTCTGTTTCTGCCTCTTTATCCGCACATCGTAAAAGTGAGATTAAAACTCTTTCTTTGAGCGTCTCAAAATTTTTCTCCTCAAGATTTGCCTGGACATCTCCTATTTGAAGGACATGGCTGAGTAACTGGATATTAAATTCACGCAGAAGTGTTTTGGCAATAGCGGCTACGGCAACCCTGGCCGCAGTTTCGCGGGCACTGGCTCTTTCTAAGACATTCCGCAGGTCTTTGTGTCCATATTTTATCGCTCCGGCTAAATCTGCATGTCCTGGTCGCGGTGAAATAGCCGTTTCTTCAAACTCAAACTCTGATTCCATCGTAGGACTCATTACCTTTTCCCAATTTTCCCAATCTTTATTTGGAATAATCAGAGTAATTGGGCTACCCAGTGTAAGATTATGCCTTATTCCGGACAGAACTTCCACATAGTCTTTTT
This window of the bacterium genome carries:
- the aroC gene encoding chorismate synthase — encoded protein: KDYVEVLSGIRHNLTLGSPITLIIPNKDWENWEKVMSPTMESEFEFEETAISPRPGHADLAGAIKYGHKDLRNVLERASARETAARVAVAAIAKTLLREFNIQLLSHVLQIGDVQANLEEKNFETLKERVLISLLRCADKEAETEMIKLIEEAKKEGDTVGGIFEVMAIGVPIGLGSYSQWDKRLDARLACAVMSIPAIKGIEIGLGFECAKTPGSKVHDEIFYNKTRGFFRKTNHAGGLEGGVTNGQPIVLRAVMKPIPTLRKPLASVNFQTKEPTIASYERSDVCAVPSASVVGESVVAIELCKAMQEKFGGDSLDEMKKNYHNYIEYVKKI